The following coding sequences lie in one Maribacter forsetii DSM 18668 genomic window:
- a CDS encoding Crp/Fnr family transcriptional regulator: protein MRTGTTNISKFSSENSELLDSACGICTNKKCLIQKNIHSSNIEKLVQARKEIKCKKGQQFIMEGASVTGLFFLLSGKVKVLRTGLHGKEQIVRFAVPGEIIGHRGFGTEETYPISAIALVDCTLCYFSKELLQETLRETPSLTYDFMLFYANELNRSEIRVKSLSQMTVRERVIDTLLYINRKFGQTNGFSSLLLSRREYADYAGTTEEQVIRMFSILKKEGLLLTKGKRVGISNIELLKKEISEHNFYLDS from the coding sequence ATGCGCACAGGCACAACAAACATATCAAAGTTTTCTTCTGAAAATTCAGAACTACTTGATAGTGCCTGTGGTATTTGTACCAATAAAAAATGCCTGATTCAAAAGAATATTCATTCTTCTAATATTGAAAAATTAGTTCAAGCAAGAAAAGAAATTAAATGTAAAAAAGGGCAACAGTTCATCATGGAAGGTGCTTCCGTTACCGGGCTGTTTTTTTTATTAAGCGGCAAAGTAAAAGTATTAAGAACCGGACTTCACGGTAAAGAACAGATTGTACGTTTTGCAGTACCAGGTGAAATTATTGGACATAGAGGTTTTGGTACAGAAGAGACCTACCCCATAAGTGCCATTGCATTAGTAGATTGTACACTGTGTTATTTCTCAAAAGAATTACTTCAAGAAACATTAAGGGAGACACCTAGTCTAACCTATGATTTTATGCTGTTTTATGCGAATGAGCTTAATCGCAGTGAAATCCGAGTAAAATCTTTATCCCAAATGACAGTAAGGGAACGTGTCATAGATACCTTATTATATATCAATCGTAAGTTTGGGCAAACCAACGGATTTTCTTCCCTATTATTAAGTAGACGAGAGTACGCAGACTATGCGGGTACTACAGAAGAACAAGTCATTAGAATGTTCTCTATCCTTAAAAAAGAAGGGTTATTACTTACCAAAGGCAAAAGAGTTGGTATTTCTAATATTGAATTGCTTAAAAAAGAAATATCAGAGCATAATTTCTATCTAGACAGCTAA
- a CDS encoding NarK family nitrate/nitrite MFS transporter yields MENQSQKSTTLKLTDLKSMPIRTFWITSIAFFICFFAWFGIVPFMPDVVRDLGLTPDQKWNSIILAVTGTVFARLLIGKLCDKYGPRLCYTYLLILGAIPVILIGFVQTPTQFLICRLFIGFIGASFVITQFHTSIMFAPNIVGTANATSAGWGNLGGGANRLGMPLIAAAVVSFGVADEIAWRYSMIIAGVIAMIMGVVYYFFTQDTPEGNFKELKEAGKMPKLKKDEESFVSVLKDYRVWILFIVYAASFGMELTVYGTMDDYLQNTFGLTRSTAGNLVLSFALMNIFARTLGGFFGDRFGRLKGLRGRVLFLTVILALEGIMLSTFSMATSFAMGIVFLIAFSLTVQMAEGATFSVVPFINKKAIGSISGIVGAGGNVGAFLAALLLKSKSALAETNALAANANLGEEAMKAAQSAAASGAVSSGYFIIGGFVIVTALTTLAIKFSAEDEKQVKEELKKSETPVVKLSTSTI; encoded by the coding sequence ATGGAAAATCAATCTCAAAAATCCACAACTTTAAAGTTAACTGATTTAAAAAGTATGCCCATACGTACTTTCTGGATTACATCAATAGCATTCTTTATATGCTTTTTTGCATGGTTTGGTATCGTTCCTTTTATGCCAGATGTGGTTAGAGATTTAGGATTAACTCCGGATCAAAAATGGAACTCCATTATTTTGGCGGTTACGGGAACCGTTTTTGCTAGACTATTAATTGGTAAGCTTTGTGATAAATATGGCCCTAGATTATGTTATACCTATTTGTTGATTTTAGGGGCCATTCCCGTAATTCTGATCGGATTTGTTCAAACACCTACGCAATTTTTAATATGTAGATTGTTTATAGGATTTATTGGTGCGTCGTTTGTAATTACACAGTTTCATACTTCTATTATGTTCGCCCCTAATATAGTGGGTACTGCCAATGCTACTTCTGCTGGATGGGGAAATTTAGGTGGTGGTGCCAATCGTCTGGGTATGCCATTAATTGCTGCTGCGGTGGTAAGTTTTGGGGTTGCCGATGAAATTGCCTGGAGATATTCTATGATTATCGCTGGTGTTATTGCCATGATAATGGGTGTTGTGTATTACTTTTTTACGCAAGATACTCCTGAGGGAAACTTTAAAGAATTGAAGGAAGCAGGCAAAATGCCGAAGCTTAAAAAAGATGAAGAATCATTTGTAAGTGTATTGAAAGATTATAGAGTGTGGATCCTTTTCATTGTGTACGCAGCATCTTTTGGAATGGAGCTTACTGTTTATGGTACAATGGATGATTATTTGCAAAACACATTCGGATTAACAAGATCCACTGCAGGTAATCTGGTACTGTCATTTGCACTCATGAACATTTTTGCAAGAACCTTGGGTGGTTTTTTTGGGGATCGTTTTGGTAGATTAAAAGGATTGCGCGGAAGAGTGCTTTTCTTGACCGTAATTTTGGCGCTTGAAGGTATTATGCTTTCAACATTTTCTATGGCTACTAGTTTTGCAATGGGTATTGTGTTTTTGATAGCCTTTAGTTTAACGGTACAAATGGCAGAAGGGGCAACTTTCTCAGTAGTGCCATTTATAAACAAAAAAGCAATTGGTTCCATATCAGGTATTGTTGGTGCCGGCGGTAATGTAGGTGCTTTTTTAGCGGCACTTTTATTAAAGTCTAAATCGGCATTGGCAGAAACCAACGCTTTGGCAGCGAATGCAAATTTAGGAGAAGAAGCTATGAAGGCGGCACAATCCGCAGCCGCATCAGGAGCAGTTTCTAGCGGTTACTTTATTATTGGCGGATTTGTAATTGTTACCGCATTGACAACATTGGCTATTAAATTCTCTGCAGAAGATGAGAAACAGGTAAAGGAAGAATTGAAAAAATCTGAAACTCCAGTAGTTAAATTATCTACAAGTACTATATAA
- the cobA gene encoding uroporphyrinogen-III C-methyltransferase has protein sequence MELEKTAKVSLVGAGPGAKDLITVRGLRVLIEADVILYDALISDELLSELRTDIPKIYTGKRCGKHSHTQDEINELIVKYAFEYGHVVRLKGGDPFVFGRANEEIEYVEAFGIPVSIIPGISSSIAVPSSQGIPMTKRGVSSSFWVMTATKKDGTFSQDLQYAAKSSTTMVILMGIRKLSEIVDEVSKYRGIMTPVAVIQNGTTKNERCVVATLETIHQHQLSIDPNMHGIIVIGDVVADHPSFFEEEVQRILHDAI, from the coding sequence ATGGAATTGGAGAAAACGGCAAAAGTAAGTTTGGTGGGGGCAGGTCCTGGAGCCAAAGACCTAATAACAGTAAGGGGTTTAAGAGTTTTGATTGAAGCGGATGTTATATTGTACGATGCATTAATTAGTGATGAGCTGTTGTCTGAACTACGTACTGATATTCCAAAGATATATACGGGTAAAAGATGTGGAAAACACTCTCATACTCAAGATGAGATCAATGAATTGATAGTCAAATATGCGTTTGAATACGGACATGTAGTTAGATTAAAAGGCGGAGATCCATTTGTTTTTGGTAGGGCAAACGAAGAGATAGAATATGTAGAGGCCTTTGGTATTCCTGTAAGTATAATACCGGGAATCTCAAGTTCAATTGCCGTACCATCTAGTCAAGGAATACCTATGACTAAAAGAGGGGTAAGCAGTAGTTTTTGGGTAATGACCGCCACTAAAAAAGATGGTACATTCTCTCAAGATTTGCAATATGCCGCTAAATCATCTACAACAATGGTCATATTGATGGGTATACGAAAACTAAGTGAAATAGTGGATGAGGTTAGTAAATACAGGGGTATAATGACTCCCGTTGCCGTAATACAAAATGGAACAACCAAAAATGAGCGGTGTGTGGTGGCAACCTTAGAGACTATTCATCAACACCAATTATCTATAGATCCTAATATGCACGGTATTATCGTAATTGGAGATGTAGTTGCTGATCATCCATCTTTTTTTGAAGAAGAAGTACAGCGTATTTTGCATGACGCTATTTGA
- the nirB gene encoding nitrite reductase large subunit NirB yields the protein MKTIIVVGNGMVGYKFCEKFVAKEESKQFKLIVFGEEPRPAYDRVHLSEFFENQDAKALEMAPAEWYTENGIDLIVDERVSDIDRTNKTITTAKDRAFSYDYLVLATGSSAFVPPIKGVEKEGVFVYRTIEDLEGMLAYAAKIKAKNPNAKAAVLGGGLLGLEAGKAVMDMGLEPHIVEFAPKLMPRQLDSRSSQVLQLKLESIGLNIHLSKATNQILGDDGYITGMEFGEDDVLDVDMLVVSAGIRPRDELGKNSGLEVGVRGGIIVDNKMQTSDSNIYAIGEIALYNQMIYGLVAPGYDMAGVAVDQILGEETLMPANIDMSTKLKLIGVDVASFGEPFMPASKGHSIIFENKTQHLYKRINVSLDGKTLLGGILVGDASDYSMLHQIFLNGMVIPEDPAQLILPAGEGGGSFGDVMDLPDEAQICSCENVTKGQICGTIESGESKDLADVVSCTKAGTGCGGCKPMVKDLTEATLKSLGIEVKDTVCEHFDLNRQDLYKIIQVKGYKTFNEVLDNHGNGGHGCELCKPVVASLMASINADTANKEYAIQDSNDRFLANIQRNGTYSVVPRVPGGEITPDKLIALGEIAKKYDLYTKVTGGVRIDLFGATLNQLPLIWKDLIDHGFESGHAYGKSLRTVKTCVGSTWCRYGMDESVSFGIELENRYRGIRAPHKIKGGVSGCIRECAEARGKDFGLIAVEGGWNLYLGGNGGATPRHAELFAEQIDNETVIKYIDRYLMLYMRTAKPLQRTAAWQERLEGGLNYLKEVIIDDKLGIAEDLENEMQTLVNKFECEWTQAINDPEMMKRFNHFVNSEEEDDNLVFVPLREQKMPEKWV from the coding sequence ATGAAAACTATAATTGTTGTCGGTAATGGAATGGTAGGGTACAAATTTTGTGAGAAGTTTGTAGCGAAAGAAGAAAGCAAACAATTTAAACTTATTGTTTTTGGTGAAGAGCCAAGGCCTGCGTATGACAGAGTTCACCTAAGCGAATTTTTCGAAAATCAAGATGCTAAAGCTTTAGAAATGGCTCCGGCAGAATGGTACACAGAAAATGGTATAGATCTTATCGTAGATGAACGCGTATCGGACATCGATAGAACTAATAAAACCATAACTACAGCCAAAGACAGAGCGTTTTCTTATGACTATCTGGTTTTAGCAACAGGGTCATCTGCTTTTGTACCTCCTATTAAAGGTGTTGAAAAAGAAGGTGTTTTTGTATACAGAACTATTGAAGATTTAGAAGGCATGTTGGCGTACGCAGCTAAAATAAAAGCAAAGAACCCAAATGCAAAAGCTGCAGTTCTAGGTGGTGGACTTCTGGGTCTAGAGGCAGGTAAGGCGGTTATGGATATGGGTCTGGAACCACATATTGTAGAGTTCGCACCTAAATTAATGCCAAGACAGTTAGATTCTAGAAGTAGTCAGGTATTACAATTGAAACTGGAATCTATTGGTTTAAACATTCATTTAAGCAAAGCAACCAATCAAATTCTTGGGGATGACGGATACATTACAGGAATGGAGTTTGGAGAAGATGATGTTCTAGATGTTGACATGTTAGTGGTTTCTGCAGGAATTCGCCCAAGGGATGAACTAGGAAAAAATTCGGGATTAGAGGTTGGTGTTCGTGGTGGTATCATTGTGGACAACAAAATGCAAACATCTGATAGCAATATATATGCTATAGGCGAAATTGCTCTTTACAATCAAATGATATATGGATTAGTAGCTCCTGGTTATGATATGGCAGGAGTTGCTGTAGACCAAATTCTAGGGGAAGAAACGCTAATGCCAGCCAATATCGACATGTCTACCAAATTAAAGCTTATTGGAGTTGATGTTGCAAGTTTCGGTGAGCCATTTATGCCAGCATCTAAAGGACATTCTATTATTTTTGAAAACAAAACACAACACCTTTATAAAAGAATAAATGTAAGCCTTGACGGTAAAACATTATTAGGTGGTATTCTAGTTGGTGATGCATCAGATTATAGCATGCTGCACCAAATATTTTTAAATGGAATGGTTATTCCTGAGGATCCTGCTCAATTAATTTTACCTGCTGGTGAAGGTGGAGGTTCTTTTGGTGATGTTATGGATTTACCAGATGAAGCACAAATATGCTCTTGTGAAAATGTTACCAAAGGACAAATTTGCGGTACTATTGAGAGTGGTGAATCTAAAGACCTTGCCGATGTGGTTAGTTGTACTAAAGCAGGTACGGGTTGTGGTGGATGTAAGCCCATGGTCAAAGACCTTACCGAGGCTACTCTAAAATCTTTAGGTATAGAAGTTAAAGATACAGTTTGTGAACATTTTGATTTAAACAGACAAGATTTATACAAAATAATACAAGTAAAAGGATATAAAACTTTTAATGAAGTATTAGATAACCACGGAAACGGTGGTCATGGTTGCGAATTATGTAAACCAGTTGTAGCATCATTAATGGCGAGTATAAATGCTGATACGGCAAATAAAGAATATGCTATACAAGATTCTAATGATCGATTCTTAGCTAACATTCAGCGTAACGGTACCTACTCTGTTGTACCGCGGGTTCCTGGTGGAGAAATTACACCAGATAAGCTAATTGCTCTTGGAGAAATTGCTAAGAAATATGATTTATATACCAAAGTAACTGGTGGTGTTCGTATCGATTTATTTGGAGCTACCTTAAACCAATTACCGTTAATCTGGAAAGATTTAATAGACCATGGTTTTGAAAGCGGACACGCTTACGGGAAATCTTTACGTACAGTAAAAACTTGTGTGGGTTCTACTTGGTGTCGTTACGGTATGGATGAAAGTGTAAGTTTTGGTATTGAATTGGAAAATAGATACCGAGGAATACGTGCTCCACACAAAATTAAAGGTGGTGTTTCTGGTTGTATTCGTGAATGTGCCGAAGCTCGTGGAAAAGATTTTGGTTTAATTGCTGTTGAAGGTGGTTGGAACTTATACCTTGGAGGTAATGGTGGCGCTACACCAAGACATGCTGAGTTATTTGCAGAGCAAATAGATAATGAAACCGTAATTAAATATATTGACCGTTACCTAATGTTATACATGCGTACTGCAAAACCATTGCAAAGAACAGCAGCATGGCAAGAACGTTTAGAAGGTGGACTTAATTATTTAAAAGAAGTAATTATAGATGATAAATTAGGGATTGCAGAGGACTTAGAAAATGAAATGCAAACACTAGTTAATAAGTTTGAGTGCGAATGGACACAAGCTATTAACGACCCAGAAATGATGAAGCGTTTTAATCACTTTGTAAATAGTGAAGAAGAAGATGACAACTTAGTTTTTGTTCCATTAAGAGAACAAAAAATGCCAGAAAAATGGGTCTAA